From the genome of Homalodisca vitripennis isolate AUS2020 chromosome 8, UT_GWSS_2.1, whole genome shotgun sequence, one region includes:
- the LOC124368256 gene encoding antithrombin-III-like, with translation MIVDCIPEGFLDKSTSLLLVNAVYFKGLWKSRFNKDKTSPEDFYMADGSTRQAEMMKQRSSFRAVFSSSYGIHGLELPYDGDDISMFIILPEQSHATAVLKDFGADELLEFVDLSDLVEKFNEFKLDKAIHTAKIVVDEQGTEAVAVTKLMSVSGVLKEEGNISSISSK, from the exons ATGATTGTGGATTGTATACCAGAGGGATTTCTAGATAAGTCCACATCGCTACTATTG GTGAACGCCGTGTACTTCAAAGGATTATGGAAGTCAAGATTCAATAAAGATAAGACTTCCCCTGAAGATTTTTACATGGCTGATGGATCTACAAGACAAGCTGAAATGATGAAACAGAGGAGTAGTTTCAGAGCCG tattttctaGCAGTTATGGAATACATGGCCTGGAGCTTCCGTATGACGGGGATGATATCAGCATGTTCATAATTTTGCCTGAACAATCTCATGCAACAGCG gtaTTAAAGGATTTTGGAGCAGATGAGTTACTTGAGTTTGTCGACCTCAGTGACcttgttgaaaagtttaatgagtttaaattgGATAAGGCCATCCACACCGCCAAAATTGTTGTAGATGAGCAAGGCACGGAAGCGGTGGCCGTTACAAAACTCATGTCAGTCAGTGGAGTTCTCAAAGAGGAGGGAAACATATCCAGTATTTCGAGCAAATAG